One window of Acidobacteriota bacterium genomic DNA carries:
- a CDS encoding type II toxin-antitoxin system prevent-host-death family antitoxin — MARLAATAVRDTFGDTLNRVAYGGERIVLERHGKAVAALVSVADLARLEALEDQDDAQAARKGRRDRGRVPYEEVRRKAGLAGADAATLKRIVTELRRWDPERIVLFGSHARGDAGPDSDLDILVVLPDGQPATRAAVIDMRVAIGSVPIDYDLLITTHSEYEWRRDCVGAIEHPASREGIELYAA, encoded by the coding sequence ATGGCTAGATTGGCTGCCACGGCCGTGCGCGACACGTTCGGTGACACCCTCAACCGCGTTGCCTATGGCGGCGAGCGGATCGTGCTCGAACGCCACGGCAAGGCCGTCGCGGCGCTCGTCTCGGTTGCCGACCTCGCTCGTCTGGAAGCCCTCGAAGATCAGGATGACGCGCAGGCTGCCCGGAAGGGGCGCCGCGACCGCGGCCGCGTGCCCTACGAGGAGGTCCGGCGCAAGGCGGGCTTGGCCGGTGCTGATGCGGCCACGCTGAAGCGTATCGTGACGGAACTGCGCCGGTGGGATCCGGAACGGATTGTCCTCTTCGGGTCACATGCGCGCGGCGATGCTGGTCCGGACAGTGACCTCGACATCCTCGTCGTGCTGCCCGACGGGCAACCCGCCACCCGAGCCGCGGTCATTGACATGCGTGTCGCGATCGGATCGGTGCCGATCGACTACGACCTTCTGATCACGACGCACTCCGAGTACGAGTGGCGCCGCGACTGCGTGGGGGCGATCGAGCATCCCGCCAGCCGCGAAGGCATCGAGTTGTATGCCGCCTGA
- a CDS encoding glycosyltransferase family 39 protein codes for MTNSIHKPHHRKHGTRPSAEGTTPAPTPRFDYHTVALAAVLVLIAVIRLRLLAVPFERDEGEYAYMGNLILHGGLPYRDAYNMKLPGTYGMYSAIMAVFGSSPAGVHAGFMLLSLATIALMFVVFKRLFSPMVALVAATVYGLLSVSSPLLGFAAHATHFVNFFALLGLLFYSRWNERRPWLQGALTGLMFGLAFLMKQHAVFLVAFGGLMVLVRVASVRPWLWKKMFMAVMAYVVAAAIPYGIVVLVMAANGAFGRFWFWTVTYATSYASAETPWDVGAALFRLSFGPIFREYPVVWLLALAGLAAVWVARYELHQKILVTSLAVFSVAAVLPGLNFREHYFVLLLPAVGVLAAIALDFFTRLVPSVRGGSVVRALPFVAVAAMGIFAMANDRAYYVDDPPDEVSRKIYAGNPFVEAKAIGARIASDTTAADTIAILGSEPEILVYAGRQSATGYLYVYPLVEPQADNVRMQREMMSEIEAARPKYLLYCNVSMSWLATPQSPTDIREWFNRYAPAHYDIVGIIEIGSAGVPSEYFWDAEARRRAPGPNSVWVLRRKSA; via the coding sequence ATGACCAACTCGATTCATAAGCCGCACCATCGCAAACACGGCACGCGTCCTTCCGCCGAGGGCACGACGCCAGCCCCGACTCCGCGATTCGACTACCACACCGTGGCGCTCGCCGCCGTGCTGGTGCTCATCGCGGTGATTCGGCTGCGCCTCCTGGCGGTGCCGTTCGAGCGCGACGAAGGCGAGTACGCGTACATGGGCAACCTGATTCTGCACGGCGGATTGCCCTACCGCGACGCGTACAACATGAAGCTGCCCGGCACCTACGGGATGTACTCCGCGATCATGGCCGTCTTTGGCAGTTCGCCTGCGGGCGTCCATGCGGGTTTCATGCTGCTGTCGCTGGCGACGATCGCGCTGATGTTCGTCGTCTTCAAGCGCCTGTTCTCGCCGATGGTCGCGCTGGTGGCCGCCACGGTGTACGGTCTGCTGTCGGTGAGCAGCCCGCTGCTGGGTTTCGCGGCCCACGCGACCCATTTCGTCAACTTCTTTGCGCTGCTTGGATTGCTGTTCTACTCGCGGTGGAATGAGCGCAGGCCGTGGCTGCAAGGCGCGCTTACCGGGTTGATGTTCGGTCTGGCGTTCCTGATGAAGCAGCATGCGGTGTTCCTCGTGGCGTTCGGCGGCTTGATGGTGCTCGTGCGCGTCGCATCCGTCCGCCCGTGGCTCTGGAAGAAGATGTTCATGGCCGTGATGGCGTACGTCGTCGCCGCGGCGATTCCGTACGGCATCGTTGTCCTCGTGATGGCCGCCAACGGCGCGTTCGGCAGGTTCTGGTTCTGGACCGTCACCTATGCCACCAGCTACGCATCGGCCGAAACCCCGTGGGACGTGGGGGCAGCGCTGTTCCGCCTGTCGTTCGGTCCGATCTTCAGGGAGTACCCGGTCGTGTGGCTGCTGGCGCTGGCGGGTCTCGCCGCCGTGTGGGTGGCCAGGTACGAGCTGCACCAGAAGATCCTCGTGACCTCGCTCGCCGTCTTCTCGGTTGCCGCCGTGCTGCCGGGCCTCAACTTCAGGGAGCACTACTTCGTTCTGCTGCTGCCTGCGGTCGGCGTTCTGGCCGCGATCGCGCTCGACTTCTTCACGCGGCTCGTTCCGTCGGTTCGTGGCGGTTCGGTCGTCCGGGCGCTGCCGTTTGTTGCGGTTGCGGCGATGGGCATCTTCGCGATGGCCAACGACCGCGCCTATTACGTTGATGACCCGCCAGACGAGGTGAGCAGGAAGATCTATGCGGGCAACCCGTTTGTCGAGGCGAAAGCGATTGGGGCGCGTATCGCCAGCGACACCACGGCGGCAGACACCATCGCCATTCTCGGGTCGGAGCCGGAGATTCTCGTGTACGCAGGAAGGCAATCGGCGACAGGATACCTCTACGTCTATCCGCTCGTTGAACCCCAGGCCGACAACGTGCGGATGCAGCGCGAGATGATGAGCGAGATTGAGGCGGCACGGCCCAAGTACCTGTTGTATTGCAACGTCTCGATGTCGTGGCTGGCCACACCCCAGTCGCCGACCGACATCCGGGAGTGGTTCAATCGCTATGCCCCGGCACACTACGACATCGTTGGCATCATCGAGATCGGCTCTGCCGGGGTGCCGTCCGAGTATTTCTGGGACGCCGAGGCGAGGCGCCGAGCCCCTGGTCCGAATTCCGTGTGGGTGCTCAGAAGGAAGAGCGCGTGA